The Pseudomonadota bacterium DNA window TATAGGGAGGATGGCTGATACATCCCTCCCCTGCGATGAGGCTAATAGTTCATCAATGGTCTGAAACTGTGACAGTTCTTCAAGCGTTTTTAATGTGGGTGGACTTAAGATTACAGTACCATCTACGTTCTTTTCCAGCGCTTTCTCTGGAGCTATCCAGACACTGTCTGTTGCCTCCCGATAGTCAAAAGCCGCTTCCTGACCAGCAGGGTACCGGGCAAGGAAGAAATGCGTGTCAAACCGGATCGCTCGAGCAACTGGTGTAATCCAGTGTGCATAATGGTGAAGCTGGTCTAACGCTAACATAAGCCTTTCTTCCCTCACAATATTAATTAGAGTCGCCTGTCCCTTGAGAAGCAAATCTCTGTAATGTTGAAATCGATGTCGGACTCCAGGGCTATCAATTGAGATAATCTCCCCATTACTATTATAAGCAAAAAGGATTCCTGCTTCTTCAAATAGTTCCCGAATGCCTGCTATCCAGTAAGCAAAACCTTCCTCTCTGGGTATTGAAACCCCGAGGATCTTTGAGGCTTCATCAAAAGAGATTCCTCTACAATAGGGAAAGATTTCTGAGTTCCTATCGTTTTTATCAACACCTCCACCTGGATAAACAAAGCTTCCCCCCATAAAGGCGCTTTTCTCATTTCGTTTGAGAAGAAATACTTCGAATCCTCTTGGACACTGTTCTTTGAGAAGTATAACCGTAGTTGCCCTTTTCGGGATAGCAATCATACCCTTTTCTAACATGTCCGGGACCTTCATATCAAATAAAACCATCACCATGATCTTTTCCGTATAATTTGTCTGATTTTTTCTATATACTCTTTGAGATGAAGGTACTTCTCGTTCAGCCCCCCATAGAAGACTTCTATGACACGGCAATCAGAACCTATCCCCTTTCTCTTTTATATCTTGCAACAAAAATAAGGGATATATGCGACCTTTCTATTATAGATTTTAGAAGTAACAAAAAACCAAAGGTGATACATAATCATCCCTTCCCTGAATTAAAAAATTACTACAGAGAAGACATTTATACACCATTTTCATTCTTCAGTAGATTTTATCATTTTGGCTGTAACCATGAAGAAATAAAAAAGGCTATAAGGGAGCAGAAACCCGATGTAGTTGGTATATCATCATTGTTTACCACCTACGCTATAGAAGCTATTGAAGTAGCCAGATGTGTCAAGGGGGTGAGTAAGGACATTACTACAATCATGGGTGGCATACACCCTACCCTGTTCCCCCATCATCTATTAAAAAGTCCTTATGTGGATTACGTAATAAGAGGAGAAGGCGAAACGCCCTTTTTTCAACTGATAACTTCTTTAAAATCAGGTATCACAAGAGATGCTTACAAAATAAAGGGGGTTTGTTCAAAAAAGGGGGATGGCTTCAACATTTCAGATATAAATATCGAAAACAATATTGACTTGATACCTGATAGAAGGCTTCTGAATCCCGAAAATTACCGGATTAACAGGAAAAACTATACATTTTTTCTCACCTCGAGGGGCTGTCCGTTTCACTGTGCCTTTTGTGGCAAGCCACAGGTACCATACAGAAAAAGAAGCCTAACAAGCATAGAAAAAGAAATATCGGATTGTTTTAATGCAAATATACAAGCCGTTGATTTTGAAGATGATATGTTGAACCTCGATGTGCAATTTTTTAATCAAGTCCTGAAACTATTTGAAGGAAAAGGTATAACGCTTTCTGCCATGAACGGGATCTATACTGAGAGCCTGGATGTAAAAACCCTGGAAAGGATGTTTAACTCAGGATTTAGAAGGCTGAATTTTTCATTGGTAGATATATCTGAATCTGTCATCCAAAGACAGAAGAGACTTTTTCCAGCGAATCTTTTAAAACTTTTACCTTATCTTGAATCCTCTCCATTTCTTGTAGAAACCCACTTCATCATTGGACTTCCAGAACAGAAATTAGAAGATATACTTGAAACAATAATCTTTCTTATGGGCAAAAGGCTTCTTTTAGGTCCAAGCATGTTTTATCTTGCCCCAAACAGTCCTATTTTTAAAAACACTGTGGGTGGCAACTGGGAAAAACATATCAAGGCAATGAGGTCCAGCTGTATGATGTCGGTGAATCCGCTTCTCCCCAGAGATACCATATACACATTTATAAAATTGGTCAGATTCATCAATCTCGTAAAACACATTCTGGACAAAGAAGCTAATCTGAAAAAACTTAGTGACCTTTTGGGACTACCGTTCACAGAAAAAAACGCTTATGACAAACGTATCCTTACAACCCTTCTCCTGAAAAAAAGGTTTACATGCTATGACCTCAAGAGAAAAGACTTCTATGATGAACCTCAAGATAACAATTTAGTTAAATTGTTCTTTAAAAGGGCAAAAGGCTCTCTCATTAGAGGCTTCAAAACAATGAATTCTTTAAAAGTCAATTGAAATTATAAAGCTTAGGGGATTTAGGGTTGTCCTTCGACGCTATTGTCGCAACAATCAGCCTTTTTCGACATTTTTGCCTGAAAAATCATTTTTAAAAAATTATAAACATAATAATATCAATAATTTATAAACTACAATTATTGGCACAGCATTTGCTCTAAAACTATCAGTCACACATAAGGTTAAAAGGGGGCGTAAAGATGAAGACTTTTAAAACCCTGATTTTTGTGGTAACCATTTTTCTTGTCTCATCCCATGCTTACTCAGCAAATCTTGGCGATATATATCTGCGTTATATCGACGGTGATGTACAGATTAAAACAGAGGATACCTCGGATTGGGTTCCTGCTGCCATTAACACACCCCTTCAAGAAGGGGACAGGGTCTGGGTTCCTGAGGACGGGAGGGCTGAACTACAACTTAGAGACGGAAGTCTTTTGAGACTCGATAGAAATTCCTTTCTCGAGATACTCCCTGGGGGAAAAAATATCTCTCAGTTTTACCTTGGTAAAGGACATGCCTATGTAAATTACAGGGGTCCAGATGGTAACCTCTTTATCATAGATACACCCAATTCATCCCTGCAAGGCTACAAAAAGTCTATTTTTAAGGTTGATGTATCCGATTATGGTGATACCGAGGTCTCGGTTCTTAAAGGAGAAATATATGCAGAACTTAATAATGGACAGATGAAAATCAGCACCGGCGAAAGACTTGCACTTCAAAAAAATGCAGCTTATCCGATACTTGCAAAACTTGCGCCGTCTGATAAATGGGAACAATGGAACAGGCAAAGGGACAGGGAAT harbors:
- a CDS encoding NUDIX hydrolase, which produces MLEKGMIAIPKRATTVILLKEQCPRGFEVFLLKRNEKSAFMGGSFVYPGGGVDKNDRNSEIFPYCRGISFDEASKILGVSIPREEGFAYWIAGIRELFEEAGILFAYNSNGEIISIDSPGVRHRFQHYRDLLLKGQATLINIVREERLMLALDQLHHYAHWITPVARAIRFDTHFFLARYPAGQEAAFDYREATDSVWIAPEKALEKNVDGTVILSPPTLKTLEELSQFQTIDELLASSQGRDVSAILPILTDVSGETLIIFPWDEEYEKFKTDEAIRHTNYVRPSACPDKTTRLILKKGRWLPYIKTVSNE
- a CDS encoding cobalamin-dependent protein (Presence of a B(12) (cobalamin)-binding domain implies dependence on cobalamin itself, in one of its several forms, or in some unusual lineages, dependence on a cobalamin-like analog.), with the translated sequence MSDFFYILFEMKVLLVQPPIEDFYDTAIRTYPLSLLYLATKIRDICDLSIIDFRSNKKPKVIHNHPFPELKNYYREDIYTPFSFFSRFYHFGCNHEEIKKAIREQKPDVVGISSLFTTYAIEAIEVARCVKGVSKDITTIMGGIHPTLFPHHLLKSPYVDYVIRGEGETPFFQLITSLKSGITRDAYKIKGVCSKKGDGFNISDINIENNIDLIPDRRLLNPENYRINRKNYTFFLTSRGCPFHCAFCGKPQVPYRKRSLTSIEKEISDCFNANIQAVDFEDDMLNLDVQFFNQVLKLFEGKGITLSAMNGIYTESLDVKTLERMFNSGFRRLNFSLVDISESVIQRQKRLFPANLLKLLPYLESSPFLVETHFIIGLPEQKLEDILETIIFLMGKRLLLGPSMFYLAPNSPIFKNTVGGNWEKHIKAMRSSCMMSVNPLLPRDTIYTFIKLVRFINLVKHILDKEANLKKLSDLLGLPFTEKNAYDKRILTTLLLKKRFTCYDLKRKDFYDEPQDNNLVKLFFKRAKGSLIRGFKTMNSLKVN